Proteins found in one Camelus bactrianus isolate YW-2024 breed Bactrian camel chromosome 5, ASM4877302v1, whole genome shotgun sequence genomic segment:
- the COPS8 gene encoding COP9 signalosome complex subunit 8 isoform X1 — protein sequence MPVAVMAESAFSFKKLLDQCENQELEAPGGIATPPVYGQLLALYLLHNDMNNARYLWKRIPPAVKSANSELGGIWSVGQRIWQRDFPGIYTTINAYQWSETVQPIMEALRDATRRRAFALVSQAYTSIVADDFAAFVGLPVEEAVKGILEQGWQADSTTRMVMPKKPVAGALDVSLNRFTPLSEPAPVPPIPNEQQLARLTDYVAFLEN from the exons ATGCCAGTGGCAGTGATGGCGGAAAGTGCCTTTAGTTTCAAAAAGTTGCTGGATCAGTGCGAGAACCAGGAGCTCGAG GCTCCAGGAGGAATTGCTACACCCCCAGTGTACGGCCAGCTTCTAGCTTTATATCTGCTCCATAATGACAT GAATAACGCAAGATACCTTTGGAAAAGAATACCGCCTGCTGTGAAGTCT GCTAATTCTGAACTTGGGGGAATTTGGTCAGTAGGACAGAGAATCTGGCAGAGGGATTTCCCCGGGATCTATACGACCATCAACGCGTACCAGTGGTCTGAGACGGTCCAGCCAATCATGGAGGCACTTAGAG ATGCAACCCGGAGACGCGCCTTCGCCCTGGTCTCGCAGGCCTACACCTCCATCGTCGCCGACGACTTCGCAGCCTTTGTCGGGCTTCCTGTGGAGGAGGCTGTGAAAG GTATACTAGAGCAAGGTTGGCAAGCTGACTCCACCACAAGGATGGTCATGCCCAAGAAGCCAG TTGCAGGGGCCCTGGACGTCTCCTTGAACAGGTTTACTCCCCTGTCAG AGCCTGCCCCGGTTCCACCCATCCCCAACGAGCAGCAGTTAGCCAGACTGACCGACTACGTGGCTTTCCTCGAAAACTGA
- the COPS8 gene encoding COP9 signalosome complex subunit 8 isoform X2, with translation MNNARYLWKRIPPAVKSANSELGGIWSVGQRIWQRDFPGIYTTINAYQWSETVQPIMEALRDATRRRAFALVSQAYTSIVADDFAAFVGLPVEEAVKGILEQGWQADSTTRMVMPKKPVAGALDVSLNRFTPLSEPAPVPPIPNEQQLARLTDYVAFLEN, from the exons AT GAATAACGCAAGATACCTTTGGAAAAGAATACCGCCTGCTGTGAAGTCT GCTAATTCTGAACTTGGGGGAATTTGGTCAGTAGGACAGAGAATCTGGCAGAGGGATTTCCCCGGGATCTATACGACCATCAACGCGTACCAGTGGTCTGAGACGGTCCAGCCAATCATGGAGGCACTTAGAG ATGCAACCCGGAGACGCGCCTTCGCCCTGGTCTCGCAGGCCTACACCTCCATCGTCGCCGACGACTTCGCAGCCTTTGTCGGGCTTCCTGTGGAGGAGGCTGTGAAAG GTATACTAGAGCAAGGTTGGCAAGCTGACTCCACCACAAGGATGGTCATGCCCAAGAAGCCAG TTGCAGGGGCCCTGGACGTCTCCTTGAACAGGTTTACTCCCCTGTCAG AGCCTGCCCCGGTTCCACCCATCCCCAACGAGCAGCAGTTAGCCAGACTGACCGACTACGTGGCTTTCCTCGAAAACTGA